Below is a window of Micromonospora chersina DNA.
ACCTGGGAGCCGGTCAAGGGGAGCCTATATAACAGGTTATGCATGCGCAAGCACCCTCCGCACATTGCTTGCTATACAAGGTGTGAGCGTGATCGAATGGCGGTGCAGACCTGGGAGACACCAATGCCCGCCAAAGCCAAGTGGGCGCAGATCGCCGACGGCATCCGCGCCCAGATCCGGTCCGGCGACCTCGCGCCGGGTGACAAGTTGCCGTCCACGTCGGAACTCTGCCGCCAGCACGGCGTCTCGGCCATCGTCGTGCGGCAGGCCATCAACGCACTCAAGATCGAGGGTCTGGTGGAGGGTGTGGGCGGCGTGGGCGTGTTCGTGGCGGAGCGGTGATGCCGACCGGTCGGGCCCGGCGACGTGGGGAGGGCGCGTGAGCGCGGCGGACATCATCGCGAGGCTGGCGGCGGCCGCCCAGAAGCTGGACGAGGCGAAGGCCAGGACGGCCGCCGCGGCCCAGGACGCCGCCGAGGCCCGGGCCCTGGTGGCCGGCGCGCTGGAGGGTGTGGCGGCCGGGCCGTTGCTCAACATGATCGACGCCTACCGGCAGGCGCTCAGCCAGGCGGCGCAGGGCGGCGAGCCGGCCCGCCAGCACGTCCAGGAGACCATCGCGAAGGTGCAGGCGCTGGGCAGCTGAGCCCGGCCCGCGGGGACAGCCGTCAGGGGTCGGTGAGGACGAGCCAGTCGTCGTCGCGCCGGCCGACGGTGACGTCCGGCGGCCAGACGTGCGTCACGGACGCCGACGCGCGGGCCTGGTCGACAAGCGGCCGGCGGGCCAGCGTCGCCCCCTCGAAGCTGGCCCGGCCGTGGAACACGGCCCGCCCGAAGTTGGCCGCCCCCTCGAAGCGGGCCCCCTCGAACCAGGCCTCGGCGCCGAACTCGGTCCAGCGGAACAGCGCCATGTCGGCGAACCGGGTCCGGCGGAAGCCCGCGTACCCCTCGAAGGTCGCGTGCTCCATGGACAGCCCACCCAGGAACACCGCCTCGCGGAAGGTGGCGCTGCCGGCGAACCGGGCCCGGTCGAAGCTGCTCGGCTGCCGCAGCGTGGCGCCGCGGAAGGAGACCTCCGCGAAGCTGGCCCCCCGGCAGGACAGCGCGCCGAGGTCGGCGCGGTCGAAGCTCACCCGGCCGGTGCAGCGGGCGTCGTCCAGCACGACCTCCGCGTCGCCGGTGAGGCCGTCGCACACCACGTCGGTGAACTCGGCGGCCAGCCGCAGCCGGCCGTGCGCGACCGCCCCGGCGAAGCTGGTGGTGCCCGTGCACACCGCGCCGCTGAGGTCCAGGTCCACGAGGGTGCAGCCGGCGGCGTCGAAGTCGTCCAGCCGGGCGCCGGTCAGGTCCAGCGCGATGCCGGGCCACCAGCCCTCCCGGTCCGCCTGGAGGTGCCGGGTGAGCATCCGCTGCGCGGTGCGGCGCACCTCGGTCTCGCGCGGGTCGTCGGGCGCGGGCATCCGGAGGTACGCGCAGAGCACCGCCACGATTGTCGGCCGCTGCTCGGGGTTGTCCTGGCCGAGCCGTTCCAGGGCGTGCAGGCCGCCGAGGCGTACCGCCGGGTTGTCGCTGCCGACCAGTTCGATGGCCCGGACGTACAGATCGGTGAGCCGGCGCTCCACGGCGTCGTGTTCGGCCGCCGCGGCCTGCCGCTCCTGGTGCCGCTGGCCGGCGTCGGCGACCGCCTCGGCGTGTCCCTGCACCCGGTCGCGGTGCGCCTGGTCGCGGGCCGCGACCGCCTCCTGGTGCCGCTGCCCCCGCTCGTTGATCCACTGTCGACGGGCGGCGAGGAGCAGCGCCAGGCCGCCGCCGGTGCCGGCGACCACGGTGAGGCCGGTGCGGATGGCGTCGACGCGCAGCGTGGCGCGGGTGTCGGGTTGGGCGGCGCGGTCGGCCTCACCGAGCAGCCAGCCCAGCACCAGCCAGCCGAGCAGGACGGCGACGAGCAGCCCGAGCAGCGCCAGCCACCAGGGCATCACCCGGAGCGGCTTTTCGGGCGGGGGCGGGGCGGACACGGCGCCCAGCATGCCATCCCGCGACCACCTGGACCGCTGTCCGATACGCCGATTTGTGCTCCCAGCGGCACAACCGGTTACCCGCGCGTAACTTTCCATTGACGTGTGTGAAATCGGACACGCATCATCGTTCCCACGATCGATCGGATCCCCCCACCCGTCCTCCCGGTTCGCCGGGGCCTCCCACCGGAGGTGCAGCCCATGCTGCTCCGAACGATCCTGGCCGCCACCGCCGCCGTCACCGCCCTGCTCGTCCCGGCCACCGCCGCCCACGCCGAGCCCACGTCCACCGCAGCCACCACCGTCGCCGCCGACAGCGTCACCACGGCCGAGGCCACCACGGCCGAAGCCGCCGCCGGCGCCAACCCGGTCATCGTGGTCGGCGGCCTGATCGGAATCAGCATCGCCTACGAGCCGATCGCCGCCCGGCTGCGCGCCGACGGCTACCGGGTCTCCATCTACCAGTTGCCGAACCTCGGCTTCGGCGACATCCGCGAGTCCGCCCGCGCCCTGTCGTCCTACGTGGACCAGGTCCGCGCCGCCACCGGGGCGGCCAAGGTGGACCTCGTCACGCACTCCGAGGGCGGCCTGGTCTCCCGCTGGTACGTGAAGTTCCTCGGCGGCGCCGACAAGGTCGACCGCTACGTGAGCCTGGGCAGCCCCCAGCAGGGCACCTACGTCGCCAACATCATCAACTTCCTGGGGCTGGGCAGCTGCGCGGGCATCGTGGCCTGCCAGCAGATGTCCGTCGGCTCTAGCCTCCTCACCGACCTCAACGCCGGCGACGACACCCCGGGCGCGGTCCGCTGGACCACCGTCCGCACCTGGCAGGACGAGCTGGTCCTGCCGGTGGACAACGCCGCCCTCGCCGACGGCGCCACCAACGTCCTGGTGCAGGCGTGGTGCCCGCTGCGGATCGTCGGCCACCTGGGCCTGGTCCTCGACGGGACGACCTACACGATCGTGCGGCAGGTGCTCGCCGGCGCCGCGATCCGGCCCAACTGCTTCGCCCTCTGAACCCGTGTCCGGGCTCGACGGTCGCGCGCGCGGCCGTCGAGCCCTTGCCCGTTACGGCGGCTCAGGCGGCCTTGGCGAGCGCCTCGAACTCGTCGTCGCTGAGCCGCACCTCGGCCGCGGCGACGTTCTCCTCCAGGTGCGCCACGGAGGACGTACCCGGAATGGGGAGCATGACCGGCGACCGGCGCAACAGCCAGGCGAGGGCGAGCTGCGCGGGCGTCGCGCCGTGCTCGGTGGAGATCGCGTCCAGCGGGCCGCCCGGCCGGGCCAGGTTGCCGGTGGCGATCGGGAACCAGGGGATGAACGCCAGGTCGTTGCGCTCGCAGTGGTCCAGCACGTCCTCGGCGCTGCGGTCGGCCAGGTTGTAGAGGTTCTGCACCGAGACGATCGGGGTGATCCGCCGGGCCGCCTCGATCTGCTCGACGGTCACCTCGGAGAGCCCGATGTGCCGCACCTTCCCCTCCTGCTTGAGCAGCGCCAGCTCGCCGAGCTGGTCCTCCAGCGGCACCTTCTCGTCGATGCGGTGCAGCTGGTAGAGCGGGATGCAGTCCAGGCCCAGGTGGCGCAGGCTCAGCTCGCACTGCTGGCGCAGGTACTCGGGGCGGCCCACCGGCCGCCAGTCGCCCGGGCCGGAGCGGGTCAGCCCGGCCTTGGTCGCGATGACCAGGTCGTCGGCGTACGGGTGCAGCGCCTCCTTGATCAGCAGCTCGCTGACGAACGGCCCGTACGAGTCGGCGGTGTCGATGAAGGTCACGCCCAGCTCGTACGCCCGGCGCAGCACCCGCACCGCCTCGGCCGGATCCTTCGGATCGCCCCACACCCCCGGGCCCGTGATCTGCATGGCCCCGTAGCCGAGCCGGTCGACCTGGAGGTCCCCGCCGATCCGGTAGGTGCCCGAGTCCTTCGCGGGCCGGGTGCTCGTCGTCATGGCGGTCCTCCTGTGCGTCGTCGTCGGCGGCGGTCACCGCCCGCGACCGGAACTCTTTCCCGGGAATCGCCGGAGCCAACGTCCCGGGTCGTGTGTTTCCGCCCGCGCCGGTTCCGCGGCGCCGGCCGTCCCACCGCGGGACGAACGGCCCGGCGGGTCGGCAACCCGCCCGGCCGGGCGGGCAGTTGCGGCGAGCGGCCCCGGCGGCCCGGACCGCCGTGCGACGCTGGGCGGGACGGTGGTCTGGAGGTGCGCATGGCCGCGACGCCACGGCTCGACTTCGCGCTCGACACGTACGAGTGCATCGTGCTCTACCCGGGACCGTCGGGCCGGGCGCTGCCGGAGGAGACCGTGCAGCGGCTCCAGGCCGAGCACATCCAGCACATGCAGGCGCTGCAACGGCGGGGCATCGTCCTGGTCGACGGCTCGGTGGACGGCCCGGCCCGCGAACCGGACCCGCCGATCGGGTTCGGGCTGGCCCGCACCGGCTCGGTCGACGACGTACGCAGCGTGATGGAGGCCGACCCGGCCGTGCAGGCCGGGCTCTACCGGGTCGAGGTGCTCACCTTCCTCTGCCCGGCCGGCTCCCTGGAGTTCCCCCTCGCCAAGGCGCAGAGCTGACCGTCGTCCGCGCGACCGCCTAGTCCACCCGCCCGGTACGCCGCGTGGGACGTTCCCCGACGTGCCGGCCACGCCGCCCGCGACCCGGTCCCGGCGCCCGACGCCGGCGCCCGGGTAACGCCGGTCGATCTCCGGGAGCGCTCCGCCGAGGGATGAACGCGAGCGGTACGATTTCCGCCGCGCGGTCGCCGATGCCCGCCACACACGACGTCCCCGGTGCGGTGTCACACCGCCCGCCGGCGCGGGTATCGCGCGTCGTTGGACAACTGTTCCGCAGTCCGAAAGGGGTCGGCCGGCAGGTCGACCCGGAGGAGAGACTAGCCTGATGGGCGTGACACGCCGCGCGAAGATCGTCTGCACTCTCGGCCCCGCCACCTCGTCCCCCGAGCGCATCCGGGGCCTCGTCGAGGCGGGCATGAACGTGGCGAGGCTCAACTTCAGCCACGGCAGTCACGAGGACCACGAAACGGTCTACCGGCTGGTCCGGGAGGCGGCCGACGCGGCCGGGCAGCCGGTCGCCGTGCTCGCCGACCTCCAGGGTCCCAAGATCCGCCTCGGTCGCTTCGCGGACGGCCCGCACGAGTGGCGCACCGGCGACTCGGTGGTCATCACCGGCGACGACATCGTCGGCACCAAGGAGCGGGTCTCCTGCACCTACCGCAAGCTGCCGCAGGAGGTGAAGCCGGGCGACCGGCTGCTGATCGACGACGGCCGGGTCGCGGTCGAGGTCAGCGACGTCACCGGCAACGACATCCGCGTCCTGGTCACCGAGGGCGGCCCGGTCTCCAACAACAAGGGCGTCTCGCTGCCGAACGTGGCGGTCAGCGTCCCGGCACTGTCGGACAAGGACGCCGAGGACCTGCGCTTCGCCCTCGGCCTGGGCGTCGACCTCATCGCGCTCTCGTTCGTCCGCTCGCCCGAGGACATCAAGCTCGTCCACTCGATCATGGCCGAGGAGGGCGTCGTCCGCCCGGTGCTGGCCAAGGTCGAGAAGCCCGAGGCGGTCGACCACCTCGAGGCGATCGTGCTGGCCTTCGACGGCGTCATGGTGGCCCGCGGCGACCTCGGCGTCGAACTGCCGCTGGACCAGGTGCCCCTGGTGCAGAAGCGCGCCGTGCAGCTCTGCCGGGAGAACGCCAAGCCGGTCATCGTGGCCACCCAGATGCTCGACTCCATGATCGAGAACTCGCGCCCCACCCGCGCCGAGGCCTCCGACGTGGCCAACGCGGTGCTCGACGGCGCGGACGCCGTGATGCTCTCCGGCGAGACCAGCGTCGGCAAGTACCCGGTGCTCACCGTCAGCACCATGGCGAAGATCATCACCACCACCGAGGCCGGCTCGATCGGCGTGCCGCGGCTCCAGCACGACCCGCGTACCCACGGTGGCGCGCTCACCGTGGCCGCCTCCTCGATCGCCCGGGCCATCGGCGCCAAGGCCATGGTCGCCTTCTCGCAGACCGGCGACACCGTCAAGCGGCTGGCCCGGCTGCACTGCGACCTGCCGCTGCTGGCCTTCACCCCGGTGCCCGAGGTGCGCAACCAGCTCGCCCTGTCCTGGGGCGTGGAGACCTTCCTCATGCCGTTCGTCGAGCACACCGACGACATGTTCCGCCAGGTCGACCAGGCGCTGCTCGGCCTCAACCGGGCCAACCCCGGCGACTACGTGGTGATCGTGGCGGGCAGCCCGCCCGGCACCCCCGGCTCCACCAACACCCTGCGCGTGCACCAGCTCGGCTCGCTGGTCGACGCCGCGTCCGCGCGGGCCCTGCAGTGACGGAGCGTCCGGCGGCGACCGGGCAGGCCGCGGTCGACCAGCTCCTGGAGGTGCTGGACCTCGACCACACCGGCGAGATGACCTTCCGCGGGATGAGCCCGCCGGTGGGCCCTCAGCGGGTGTACGGCGGCCAGGTCGCCGGCCAGGCCCTGGTCGCCGCCGGGCGCACCGTCGACCCGGAGCGCTTCGTGCACTCCCTGCACGGCTACTTCGTCCGCCCCGGCGACCCCGCCGAGCCCATCGAATACCAGGTGGAGAACGTCCGGGACGGCCGCTCGTTCTCGGTGCGCCGCTCCGTGGCGCTCCAGCACGACAAGCCGATCTTCTTCATGTCGGCCTCGTTCCAGCGGCAGGAGGAGGGGCTGGACCACCACGCCCCGGTCCCGCCCGACGTGCCCGCCCCGGACCAGGTCCCGACCATGACCGACCGGCTCTCCCGCTACCCGGAACGGCTCGGCATCTGGGGCCAGATCCCGCGTCCCATCGACGTCCGCTACGTCGGCGAGCCCGGCTGGGTACGCCCCGGCGACCGTCCCGCCGAACCGCACCAGCGGGTCTGGATGCGCCTCGACGGCAAGCTTCCCGACGATCCGCTGCTGCACGCCTGCGCCCTCACGTACGCCTCCGACCTGACCCTGCTCGACTCGGTGCTGTCGGTGCACGGCGAGGTGTGGGGGCCCGGGGGAGTGGTGGGCGCGAGCCTCGACCACGCGCTGTGGTTCCACAGGTCGTTCCGGGCGGACGAGTGGTTCCTCTACGACTGCTGGAGCCCCTCCGCGTCCGGCGCCCGTGGCCTGGCCACCGGCCGGATGTTCACCACCGACGGCCGGCACATCGCCAGCGCCGTGCAGGAGGGTCTGCTGCGCCGCGTCGGCGCGTGACCGGGCAACCGTGACCGTTCGGCCGAGGGTCGGGAGTCCGGGCGGCTGACCAGGCGACTAACCTTGCCGGCATGCGCCTCTCCGCCCGGGTCGACTACGCCCTCCGCGCGGCCGCCGAACTGGCCTCGGTCGCCGACGGCGCGACAGCCGGGCGGAGCCGGCCGGTGACCGCCGAGCAGATCGCCCGCGCCCAGGACATCCCCCCGAAGTTCCTGGAGAGCATCCTGCTCCAGCTGCGCCGGGGCGGCATCGTGCACGCCCAGCGCGGCCCCGAGGGCGGCTACTGGCTGGCCCGGCCCGCGTCGGAGATCTCCCTGGCCGAGGTGATCCGGGTGATCGACGGCCCCCTCGCCCACGTACGCGGCCAGCGTCCCGAGCAGCTCGGCTACCAGGGCGCCGCCCGCGCCCTCCAGGACGTGTGGATCGCGCTGCGCGCCAGTGAGCGGGAGATCCTCGAACTGGTCACCATCGCCGACGTGGCCGGCGGCAGCCTGCCCGGCCGGGTCAACGAGCTGGCCGCCGACCCCCGGGCCTGGAGCTGACGCTCCCCTCGGTGTCCCGGCGCCGCCGTCCCGCGCTCCCGCCGCGCCGTCCGGCGCGTCCCATCAACCGGATGGAGGACTTGACCTAGGGCGCCTCCGTGCCGCATTGTCGACCAAGTCGATAGGAGATGCCGAAAAGTCAGGGGGCGCTCGTGCGCAAGCTGCTGGTCCTCGCCCTCGTCGGGCTCGCCGCGCAACTGGTCGACGGCGCGCTCGGCATGGCGTACGGGCTTACCTCCTCGACCCTGCTGCTCTTCGCCGGGGTGGCGCCGGCCGCCGCGTCCGCCTCGGTGCACCTGGCCGAGATCGGCACCACCCTCGCCGCCGGCGTCTCGCACTGGCGGTTCGGCAACGTCGACTGGCGGGTGGTCGGCCGGATCGCGCTGCCCGGCGCGGTCGGCTCGTTCGCCGGCGCCACCTTCCTCAGCTCCATCTCCACCGAGTCCGCAGCCCCGTGGATGGCCGCCATCCTGTTCACCCTCGGTGCCTACCTGCTGGTCCGCTTCTCCCGGCCGCTGCGCGCCACCCGGGCCGCCGGCCGGCTGCGCAGCCGCTTCCTGGCCCCGCTCGGCCTGTTCGCCGGCTTCGTCGACGCCACCGGCGGGGGCGGCTGGGGCCCGGTCGCCACCCCGGCGCTGCTGGTCTCCGGCCGGATGGAGCCGCGCAAGGTCATCGGTTCGGTGGACACCTCCGAGTTCCTCGTGGCCGGCGCCGCCAGCATCGGCTTCCTGATCGGCCTCGGCTCCGAGGGCTTCCTGCTGCCCACCGTGGCCGCCCTGCTGATCGGCGGCCTGATCGCCGCGCCGATCGCCGCCTGGCTGGTCCGCATCGTCCCCGCCCAGCTGCTCGGCGCCGTCATCGGCGGCGTGATCGTGCTGACCAACACCCGCACCCTGCTGCGCGCCGGCGAGCTGGGCGGCCCGGTCCCGGCCCTGGTGTACTCGGTGCTCGGCGCCGGCTGGCTGGTCGCCCTGGTGCTGGCGGCGCGGGCGCTGCGCCGCACCCGCCGGGCCCGCGCCGTAGCCGAAGCCGCCCTCGCCACCCAGCCCACCACCCCAACCGCCGCTGGTGCCGCTGCTCCCGACCCGGCCACCGTCGCCGAGGTCGCCCCCACCCCGGAGCAGCCGCGCCGGCTCGCCGCCGCCGTCGAGGGCTGACGCCCCCGCCCGCCCCGCCCTCCACGGCCCGCGATCTTGCACTTCGTGCCCGCCTGTTGAGGCTTTCGCCGTTTTTGCCTGGGCAGCAACTGCAAGATCGCCGGGGGAGGGGTTGAGGTCATCAGGGGCGCCTCGGGTGGGGTGGTTGTGGGGCGGGAAAGCGTTGTCCTACGCTGACGGGGCGCGGAGCTAGTCACCGACGTCGATTTCGATACGTCGGCGCGGCGTACCCCTTTCCGCCGGCCCGGGCAGGCCGGCGCGGCCGTCGCGTGCCTGACCTCCGCGAAAGGCATCCTCGTGCACCCCTTCCTCCCGCGTCGCCGGACCGCGCTGCTCGCCACGGCCTCGGCGGCCACCCTCCTCGCCGGCGCGCTCACCACGGTGACCGCCGCAGCGGCGGCCACCGGCTGCCGCGTCGACTACCGGATCACCAACCAGTGGGGCGGCGGCTTCGGCGCCGACGTCACCGTCACGAACCTCGGCGACCCGGTGAACGGCTGGACGCTCACCTGGAGCTTCGCCGCCGGTCAGCAGGTCACCCAGTTCTGGAACGCCACGGTCAGCCAGTCCGGCGCCCAGGTCACCGCCCGGGACGCCGGTTACAACGCCGCCATCGGCACCGGCGGCACCGCCACCTTCGGCTTCAACGCCTCCTGGAACGACACCAGCAACCCGGCCCCGACCAGCTTCGCGCTCAACGGCGCCACCTGCACCGGCGCGACCACCCCCACCAGCGGGCCACCGCCCACCTCGGCGAGCCCGCGCCCGAGCCCGAGCCCGACGCCGACGACCACCACCCCGCCGGCCGGCGCGAAGCAGATGGAGAAGCTCGACCGGGGCCTCGTCAGCGTCCGCTCGGGCAGCGGGAACCTCGTGTCCTGGCGGCTGCTCGGCACCGAGACCTCCGGCGTGACGTTCAACCTCTACCGCGGCGGCACCCGGGTCAACGGCACCCCGATCACCGGCGCCACCAGTTGGCTCGACAGCGGGGCGGCCGCCGGGGCGGCGTACACGGTGCGGGCCGTGGTGAACGGCGCCGAGCAGGCGGCGTCCGCTCCGGCGCTGCAGTTCCCGAACGGCTACCTGGACGTGCCGATCCAGGCCCCGCCCGGCGGCACCACCCCGACCGGGGAGGCCTACACCTACTCCGCGAACGACGCCAGCGTCGGTGACCTCGACGGCGACGGCCGCTACGAGTTCGTGCTCAAGTGGGACCCGTCCAACAGCAAGGACAACTCCCAGTCCGGCTACACCGGCAACGTCTACCTCGACGCCTACACCCTCACGGGCGCCCGGCTGTGGCGCGTCGACCTGGGCCGCAACATCCGCTCCGGCGCCCACTACACCCAGTTCCAGGTGTACGACTACGACGGCGACGGCGACGCCGAGGTGGCCGCGAAGACCGCCGACGGCACCCGCTCCGGCACCGGCCAGGTGATCGGCTCGTCGTCGGCCGATCACCGCAACTCCAGCGGCTACGTGCTCGCCGGACCCGAGTACCTCACCATGTTCGACGGCCGCACCGGCGCCGCCCTGTCCACCGTCGACTACGACCCGCCGCGCGGCACCGTCTCCTCGTGGGGCGACTCCTACGGCAACCGCGTCGACCGGTTCCTCGCGGCCACCGCCTACCTCGACGGGCAGCGCCCCTCGCTGGTCATGGCCCGGGGCTACTACACCCGCGCGGTCATCGCCGCGTGGGACTTCCGCGACGGCACGCTGCGCAAGCGGTGGACCTTCGACTCGAACGCCAGCGGCAACGGCGCCGCCGCCGGCCAGGGCAACCACAACCTGTCGGTGGCCGACGTGGACGGCGACGGCCGCCAGGAGATCGTGTACGGCGCCGCCACCATCGACGACAACGGCCGGCTGCTCTGGTCCACCGGCACCGGCCACGGCGACGCGATGCACGTCGGCGACCTCGACCCGGGCCGCGCCGGCCTGGAGGTCTTCAAGGTCGACGAGGACGGCAGCAAGCCCAGTTCCTGGATGGCCGACGCGCGCACCGGCCAACTGCTGTGGCAGACCGCCCCGAACGGCGACAACGGCCGCGGCGTCTCCGACGACGTGTGGGCCGGCAGCCCCGGCGCCGAGTCCTGGTCCTCCGCCGTCGACGGCCTGCTCAACACCCGGGGCCAGAACGTCGGCCGCAAGCCCTCCTCGGCGAACTTCCTCGCCTGGTGGGACGGCGACCCGGTGCGCGAACTGCTCGACGGCACCCGGATCGACAAGTACGGCACCGGCGGCGACACCCGGCTGCTCACCGGCAGCGGCGTCGCGTCGAACAACGGCACCAAGTCCACCCCGGCGCTCTCCGGCGACATCCTCGGCGACTGGCGGGAGGAGGTGGTCTGGCGGACCGCCGACAGCACGGCGCTGCGCATCTACAGCACGCCCACCCCGACCGGCCTGCGCCTGCCGACCCTCATGCACGACCCGCAGTACCGGGTCGCCGTGGCCTGGCAGAACACCGCCTACAACCAGCCGCCGCACCCGGGCTTCCACCTGGGCGACGGCATGAGCACCCCGCCCGCGCCGAAGATCTACCTGCGCTGAGCGGTAAGGCACCGGGTCGCCGGCCGCGGAACCCGCTCCGCCGGCGACCCGGTGCACCACACCGCGGCAATCCCGACCCGTCCCGACCGGGAATGCCGTACCACCACCGGAACCAAAGTTAGGCCGTCCGCGCGACGGTGGGGTGACGTGGCTATGAAGAGCGTGTTTCAGCCCTTCCGGCGCAGGCCACCGGCCACCTTCTCGGCGATCAGCTCGAACGAGCGGACCCGGTCGGCCACGTCGTAGACCATCGTGGTCAGCATCAGCTCGTCGGCGCCGGTGCGCTCCAGCAGCGCGCCGAGCTGCCGGGCCACCGTCTCCGGCGAACCGGTCGCCTGGCCCTCCCGGCGCTGCGCCACGAACTCGCGCTCGAACTCCGAGTACGGGTAGGCCGCCGCCTCCTCCGGGCTGACCAGCGGCTCCGGCCGCCCCGACCGCAGCTTCAGCAAGGACAACCCGGCCGGACCGGCCAGCCACTCGGCCCGCTCGTCGGTCTCCGCGCACACCGCGTTGACCGCCACCATCGCGTACGGCTGCTCCAGCCACTGCGACGGCCGGAAGCTCTGCCGGTAGAGCTGGAGCGCCGGGATGGTGTTCTGCGCGCTGAAGTGGTGCGCGAACGAGAACGGCAGCCCGAGCAGCCCGGCCAGCTGGGCGCTGAACCCGCTCGACCCGAGCAGCCACACGGCCGGGGACTGCCCCCGACCCGGCGTGGCGGTGATCGGGCCCGGCTCCGCCCCGCTGAAATAGTTCATGAGGTCGGCCAGCTCGCGCGGGAAGTGCTCCGCCGACAGCCCCTCCATGGTCCGGCGCAGCGCCAGCGCGGTCACCTGGTCGGTGCCCGGCGCACGGCCGATGCCCAGGTCGATCCGGCCCGGGTGCAGCGCCTCCAGCGTGCCGAACTGCTCCGCCACCACCAGCGGGGCGTGGTTGGGCAGCATCACGCCACCGGAACCCAGCCGGATCGTCGAGGTGTGCGCCGCCAGGTGCGCCAGCAGCACCGCCGGCGCGGAACTGGCGATCGCCGGCATGTTGTGATGCTCGGCCACCCAGAACCGGCGGTAGCCCAGCTCCTCGGTGCGGCGGGCCAGCTCGGTCGTGTGCCGCAGCGCCTCGCCGGCGCTGCCGGTGGCGGCCACCGGAGCAAGATCAAGAACAGACAGGGGTACGTCGATCACGACAATGATCAACCCGCCGCGCGCCGGATTTGTTCCCCCGGGTGCGTCAGCCCATACCGCGCGCCTGCTCGAAGATCAGACTCGTCTGGGTGTGCTGCACCGCCGGATCCACCGCCAGATGGTCCAGCACGAAGTCCCGCAACGCGTCGCCCGACGCCGCCCGCACGTGCAGCACGTAGTCCTCCGCGCCCGCCACGTGGAACACCGACACCACCCCCGGCAGCCGCACCGACCGGGCCCGGAACGCGTCCACCGCCGCCCGCTCGTGCGCCGCCAGCCGCACCGACACCAGCGCCTGCAACGGCAGCCCCACGGCCGCCGGGTCCACCTCCGCGTGGAACCCCCGGATCGCCCCGCACTCGCGCAGGGCCCGGGTCCGCGTCAGGCACGTCGACGGCGCCACACCCACCCGCTCGGCGAGGGCGTTGTTCGGC
It encodes the following:
- a CDS encoding sulfite exporter TauE/SafE family protein; amino-acid sequence: MRKLLVLALVGLAAQLVDGALGMAYGLTSSTLLLFAGVAPAAASASVHLAEIGTTLAAGVSHWRFGNVDWRVVGRIALPGAVGSFAGATFLSSISTESAAPWMAAILFTLGAYLLVRFSRPLRATRAAGRLRSRFLAPLGLFAGFVDATGGGGWGPVATPALLVSGRMEPRKVIGSVDTSEFLVAGAASIGFLIGLGSEGFLLPTVAALLIGGLIAAPIAAWLVRIVPAQLLGAVIGGVIVLTNTRTLLRAGELGGPVPALVYSVLGAGWLVALVLAARALRRTRRARAVAEAALATQPTTPTAAGAAAPDPATVAEVAPTPEQPRRLAAAVEG
- a CDS encoding Lrp/AsnC family transcriptional regulator, with protein sequence MPVAPNDVRPFAALDDTDRAILAELAADGRLPNNALAERVGVAPSTCLTRTRALRECGAIRGFHAEVDPAAVGLPLQALVSVRLAAHERAAVDAFRARSVRLPGVVSVFHVAGAEDYVLHVRAASGDALRDFVLDHLAVDPAVQHTQTSLIFEQARGMG
- a CDS encoding cellulose binding domain-containing protein, producing the protein MHPFLPRRRTALLATASAATLLAGALTTVTAAAAATGCRVDYRITNQWGGGFGADVTVTNLGDPVNGWTLTWSFAAGQQVTQFWNATVSQSGAQVTARDAGYNAAIGTGGTATFGFNASWNDTSNPAPTSFALNGATCTGATTPTSGPPPTSASPRPSPSPTPTTTTPPAGAKQMEKLDRGLVSVRSGSGNLVSWRLLGTETSGVTFNLYRGGTRVNGTPITGATSWLDSGAAAGAAYTVRAVVNGAEQAASAPALQFPNGYLDVPIQAPPGGTTPTGEAYTYSANDASVGDLDGDGRYEFVLKWDPSNSKDNSQSGYTGNVYLDAYTLTGARLWRVDLGRNIRSGAHYTQFQVYDYDGDGDAEVAAKTADGTRSGTGQVIGSSSADHRNSSGYVLAGPEYLTMFDGRTGAALSTVDYDPPRGTVSSWGDSYGNRVDRFLAATAYLDGQRPSLVMARGYYTRAVIAAWDFRDGTLRKRWTFDSNASGNGAAAGQGNHNLSVADVDGDGRQEIVYGAATIDDNGRLLWSTGTGHGDAMHVGDLDPGRAGLEVFKVDEDGSKPSSWMADARTGQLLWQTAPNGDNGRGVSDDVWAGSPGAESWSSAVDGLLNTRGQNVGRKPSSANFLAWWDGDPVRELLDGTRIDKYGTGGDTRLLTGSGVASNNGTKSTPALSGDILGDWREEVVWRTADSTALRIYSTPTPTGLRLPTLMHDPQYRVAVAWQNTAYNQPPHPGFHLGDGMSTPPAPKIYLR
- a CDS encoding LLM class flavin-dependent oxidoreductase, whose product is MIDVPLSVLDLAPVAATGSAGEALRHTTELARRTEELGYRRFWVAEHHNMPAIASSAPAVLLAHLAAHTSTIRLGSGGVMLPNHAPLVVAEQFGTLEALHPGRIDLGIGRAPGTDQVTALALRRTMEGLSAEHFPRELADLMNYFSGAEPGPITATPGRGQSPAVWLLGSSGFSAQLAGLLGLPFSFAHHFSAQNTIPALQLYRQSFRPSQWLEQPYAMVAVNAVCAETDERAEWLAGPAGLSLLKLRSGRPEPLVSPEEAAAYPYSEFEREFVAQRREGQATGSPETVARQLGALLERTGADELMLTTMVYDVADRVRSFELIAEKVAGGLRRKG